The Fundulus heteroclitus isolate FHET01 chromosome 13, MU-UCD_Fhet_4.1, whole genome shotgun sequence genome contains a region encoding:
- the zgc:91944 gene encoding GRIP and coiled-coil domain-containing protein 2 isoform X5, with amino-acid sequence MENQTKEFPKNEIHSQESEEENEKKQDAWIQNRNSQSGNSFEEEISRLKSLLDAESARFNEEQQRANRLDKELHDAKLQLQKWKEFSERNGHMGLNTSVDTLSAELLMEKEKNKVLQREKNEASEQLKSSEEREKLLQSELDQFKALHEEVITKLQMDLISRTERLATLEEDLIREKRANSKTTVKLTFPWNLKGENKAQRTEPKQEIAMQRKTSEEPETLLQGGLEQMTVLYDDLSTRYQTDVKFLKTHTISLEQELRNHRETHSEVVKMHRMLYTQQEAEKEALCQKLDSLQNAFKETETGHQRELEDIKEVHQRELEDIKEVHLEIVRKNATDAENLRGQVDALERELKDERYAHAETDIRAIRDVKRLKAEKKMLLQETDELKKRISAGQVKFNEELEALRAEKENQIQRNRQLCDELNERVNKTSEPEEAEKKPFLKKVRHALGLRKPEKWKKNKPT; translated from the coding sequence ATGgaaaaccaaacaaaagaaTTTCCCAAGAACGAAATTCATTCCCAGGAAAGCGAAGAGGAGAACGAGAAAAAACAGGATGCCTGGATTCAGAACAGAAATTCACAGTCTGGCAACTCTTTTGAGGAGGAAATCAGCCGTCTGAAATCTCTTTTGGATGCAGAAAGCGCAAGATTTAACGAAGAACAGCAAAGAGCAAACAGGTTGGACAAAGAATTACATGATGCAAAACTCCAGCTCCAAAAATGGAAGGAGTTTAGTGAGAGGAACGGTCACATGGGATTGAACACCAGTGTTGACACCTTATCAGCTGAGCTCTTGatggaaaaggagaaaaataaggTCCTACAGCGAGAGAAAAACGAGGCAAGCGAACAGCTCAAATCTTCTGAGGAAAGAGAGAAGCTTTTACAGAGCGAGTTGGACCAATTCAAGGCGTTACATGAGGAAGTTATCACTAAGCTTCAGATGGATCTTATTAGTCGGACAGAAAGGCTGGCGACGTTGGAGGAGGATCTAATTAGGGAAAAAAGAGCCAACTCCAAAACAACCGTGAAACTTACATTCCCGTGGAACCTGAAAGGCGAGAACAAAGCTCAGCGTACAGAGCCGAAGCAGGAGATTGCAATGCAGAGAAAGACGTCTGAAGAGCCGGAGACGCTTTTGCAGGGAGGGCTGGAGCAGATGACGGTATTATACGATGACCTAAGCACTCGTTATCAAACCGATGTTAAATTCCTAAAAACACACACTATATCATTAGAGCAGGAGCTAAGAAACCACAGAGAAACTCATTCCGAGGTGGTGAAGATGCACCGCATGCTTTACACTCAACAAGAAGCTGAGAAGGAGGCTCTCTGTCAAAAACTGGACTCCCTGCAAAACGCCTTTAAAGAGACAGAAACAGGTCAccagagagagctggaggacatcaaggaGGTACAccagagagagctggaggacatcaaggaGGTACACCTGGAGATCGTCAGGAAGAACGCAACAGATGCTGAGAACCTGAGGGGGCAGGTGGACGCTCTGGAGCGGGAGCTAAAGGATGAGAGGTACGCTCACGCTGAGACGGACATTAGGGCCATCAGGGACGTGAAACGTctaaaagcagagaagaagatgcTGCTGCAGGAAACGGATGAACTCAAAAAGAGGATCTCTGCGGGCCAGGTGAAGTTTAACGAAGAGCTGGAGGCTCTGAGAgcggaaaaagaaaatcaaattcaaCGTAACCGTCAGCTTTGCGACGAGCTGAACGAGAGAGTCAACAAGACTTCTGAACCGGAGGAGGCAGAAAAGAAGCCGTTTTTGAAAAAAGTACGACATGCTCTTGGTCTGAGGAAACcagaaaaatggaagaaaaataagccCACCTGA
- the zgc:91944 gene encoding homeobox-containing protein 1 isoform X6, protein MRQWSVPAATPRAEPLPGCPSASPPPSEARMEGCEAEPRYTIEQIDLLQRLRLSGMTKPQILHALESLERLDPEHRPAHGDPRPAPPNGAAPATGAPAPSSSSSSSSASSLSLASATTQTSGLDGAALSPSNSYEASPPPLYPPSVVVQRAFSYDMMGEEEWDLEEKVEEYMRRDSNLVKEEIKTFLNNRRISQAIVGQVTGISQSYISQWLLQQGLEMSDSKRRAFYRWYLLERNNPGATLSMRSLVKEEPDWRTGIIASDRAGIVGGPLRLRRGSRFTWRKECQSIMESFFVENQYPDEAKREEIANACNSVIQKPGCKLSEFERVTALKVYNWFANRRKEMKRRANIEAAILESHGIEVPSPSCHSNGEEGELQEFADPVNHRFSEQEDSTSQKTVDHQSRSSLTGGEAPPSPGTQGVQQKDEDSKRESVDEE, encoded by the exons ATGCGACAGTGGTCTGTCCCCGCGGCGACCCCCCGCGCCGAGCCACTCCCGGGGTGCCCGTCCGCGTCACCCCCTCCATCGG AGGCCAGGATGGAGGGATGCGAGGCGGAGCCGCGCTACACCATCGAGCAGATCGACCTCCTGCAGCGCCTGCGCCTCTCCGGCATGACCAAGCCTCAGATCCTCCACGCCTTGGAATCCCTGGAGCGGCTGGACCCCGAGCACCGCCCGGCGCACGGCGACCCTCGCCCGGCCCCGCCCAACGGCGCCGCCCCCGCCACGGGCGCCCCCGCCCcgtcctcgtcctcctcctcgtcctccgcCTCCTCGCTCTCTCTGGCCTCCGCCACCACCCAGACCTCGGGCCTGGACGGCGCCGCGCTGTCCCCCAGCAACAGCTACGAGGCCTCGCCGCCGCCCCTGTACCCGCCCAGCGTGGTGGTGCAGCGGGCGTTCAGCTACGACATGATGGGGGAGGAGGagtgggacctggaggagaAGGTGGAGGAGTACATGAG GAGAGACAGCAACCTGGTGAAGGAGGAGATCAAAACGTTCCTGAACAATCGGCGGATCTCTCAGGCAATCGTGGGCCAAGTTACAG GCATCAGCCAGAGCTACATCTCCCAGTGGCTCCTGCAGCAGGGGCTGGAGATGAGCGACTCCAAGCGCAGAGCCTTCTACCGCTGGTACCTGCTGGAGAGGAACAATCCAG GCGCCACCCTGTCGATGCGTTCTTTGGTGAAGGAGGAGCCTGACTGGAGAACGGGCATCATCGCCAGCGACAGAGCGGGGATAGTAGGCGGTCCTCTCAGGCTGCGCAGGGGGAGCAGGTTCACCTGGAGGAAGGAGTGCCAGTCGATCATGGAGAG CTTCTTCGTGGAGAACCAGTATCCGGATGAGGCCAAGCGGGAGGAGATTGCCAACGCCTGTAATTCTGTCATCCAGAAGCCAG GCTGTAAACTGTCAGAGTTTGAGCGGGTGACGGCGCTGAAGGTGTATAACTGGTTCGCCAACCGTCGGAAGGAGATGAAGAGAAGAGCAAACATAG AAGCTGCCATCTTGGAAAGCCATGGGATTGAGGTGCCAAGTCCGAGCTGCCACTCAAACGGCGAAGAGGGAGAGCTGCAAGAGTTTGCAGATCCGGTGAACCATCGGTTCTCAGAGCAG GAGGACAGCACTTCCCAGAAAACCGTTGACCACCAGAGCCGCTCCTCTCTGACCGGCGGGGAGGCCCCGCCGAGCCCCGGCACTCAGGGCGTACAGCAGAAGGACGAGGATTCAAAAAGGGAGTCCGTGGACGAGGAGTGA
- the zgc:91944 gene encoding homeobox-containing protein 1 isoform X2, with product MRQWSVPAATPRAEPLPGCPSASPPPSEARMEGCEAEPRYTIEQIDLLQRLRLSGMTKPQILHALESLERLDPEHRPAHGDPRPAPPNGAAPATGAPAPSSSSSSSSASSLSLASATTQTSGLDGAALSPSNSYEASPPPLYPPSVVVQRAFSYDMMGEEEWDLEEKVEEYMRRDSNLVKEEIKTFLNNRRISQAIVGQVTGISQSYISQWLLQQGLEMSDSKRRAFYRWYLLERNNPGLRWSESQHSVSPTPRARGGDRDGTVAGASGSLLNIFPNPNTSLMPNHSPSWSRQRELLMHLLPWYTAAAAAAAAAQAQPGATLSMRSLVKEEPDWRTGIIASDRAGIVGGPLRLRRGSRFTWRKECQSIMESFFVENQYPDEAKREEIANACNSVIQKPGCKLSEFERVTALKVYNWFANRRKEMKRRANIAAILESHGIEVPSPSCHSNGEEGELQEFADPVNHRFSEQEDSTSQKTVDHQSRSSLTGGEAPPSPGTQGVQQKDEDSKRESVDEE from the exons ATGCGACAGTGGTCTGTCCCCGCGGCGACCCCCCGCGCCGAGCCACTCCCGGGGTGCCCGTCCGCGTCACCCCCTCCATCGG AGGCCAGGATGGAGGGATGCGAGGCGGAGCCGCGCTACACCATCGAGCAGATCGACCTCCTGCAGCGCCTGCGCCTCTCCGGCATGACCAAGCCTCAGATCCTCCACGCCTTGGAATCCCTGGAGCGGCTGGACCCCGAGCACCGCCCGGCGCACGGCGACCCTCGCCCGGCCCCGCCCAACGGCGCCGCCCCCGCCACGGGCGCCCCCGCCCcgtcctcgtcctcctcctcgtcctccgcCTCCTCGCTCTCTCTGGCCTCCGCCACCACCCAGACCTCGGGCCTGGACGGCGCCGCGCTGTCCCCCAGCAACAGCTACGAGGCCTCGCCGCCGCCCCTGTACCCGCCCAGCGTGGTGGTGCAGCGGGCGTTCAGCTACGACATGATGGGGGAGGAGGagtgggacctggaggagaAGGTGGAGGAGTACATGAG GAGAGACAGCAACCTGGTGAAGGAGGAGATCAAAACGTTCCTGAACAATCGGCGGATCTCTCAGGCAATCGTGGGCCAAGTTACAG GCATCAGCCAGAGCTACATCTCCCAGTGGCTCCTGCAGCAGGGGCTGGAGATGAGCGACTCCAAGCGCAGAGCCTTCTACCGCTGGTACCTGCTGGAGAGGAACAATCCAG GCCTGAGGTGGAGTGAAAGCCAGCACAGCGTGAGTCCCACGCCCAGGGCCAGGGGAGGGGACAGAGATGGGACGGTAGCAGGGGCGAGCGGCAGCCTCCTCAACATCTTCCCCAACCCCAACACCAGCCTGATGCCCAACCACAGCCCGTcgtggagcaggcagagggagctGCTGATGCACCTGCTGCCGTGGTAcactgccgccgccgccgccgcagcaGCTGCCCAGGCCCAGCCAG GCGCCACCCTGTCGATGCGTTCTTTGGTGAAGGAGGAGCCTGACTGGAGAACGGGCATCATCGCCAGCGACAGAGCGGGGATAGTAGGCGGTCCTCTCAGGCTGCGCAGGGGGAGCAGGTTCACCTGGAGGAAGGAGTGCCAGTCGATCATGGAGAG CTTCTTCGTGGAGAACCAGTATCCGGATGAGGCCAAGCGGGAGGAGATTGCCAACGCCTGTAATTCTGTCATCCAGAAGCCAG GCTGTAAACTGTCAGAGTTTGAGCGGGTGACGGCGCTGAAGGTGTATAACTGGTTCGCCAACCGTCGGAAGGAGATGAAGAGAAGAGCAAACATAG CTGCCATCTTGGAAAGCCATGGGATTGAGGTGCCAAGTCCGAGCTGCCACTCAAACGGCGAAGAGGGAGAGCTGCAAGAGTTTGCAGATCCGGTGAACCATCGGTTCTCAGAGCAG GAGGACAGCACTTCCCAGAAAACCGTTGACCACCAGAGCCGCTCCTCTCTGACCGGCGGGGAGGCCCCGCCGAGCCCCGGCACTCAGGGCGTACAGCAGAAGGACGAGGATTCAAAAAGGGAGTCCGTGGACGAGGAGTGA
- the zgc:91944 gene encoding homeobox-containing protein 1 isoform X4 yields MRQWSVPAATPRAEPLPGCPSASPPPSEARMEGCEAEPRYTIEQIDLLQRLRLSGMTKPQILHALESLERLDPEHRPAHGDPRPAPPNGAAPATGAPAPSSSSSSSSASSLSLASATTQTSGLDGAALSPSNSYEASPPPLYPPSVVVQRAFSYDMMGEEEWDLEEKVEEYMRRDSNLVKEEIKTFLNNRRISQAIVGQVTGISQSYISQWLLQQGLEMSDSKRRAFYRWYLLERNNPGLRWSESQHSVSPTPRARGGDRDGTVAGASGSLLNIFPNPNTSLMPNHSPSWSRQRELLMHLLPWYTAAAAAAAAAQAQPGATLSMRSLVKEEPDWRTGIIASDRAGIVGGPLRLRRGSRFTWRKECQSIMESFFVENQYPDEAKREEIANACNSVIQKPGCKLSEFERVTALKVYNWFANRRKEMKRRANIEAAILESHGIEVPSPSCHSNGEEGELQEFADPVNHRFSEQVVLVNLALKAALDSHP; encoded by the exons ATGCGACAGTGGTCTGTCCCCGCGGCGACCCCCCGCGCCGAGCCACTCCCGGGGTGCCCGTCCGCGTCACCCCCTCCATCGG AGGCCAGGATGGAGGGATGCGAGGCGGAGCCGCGCTACACCATCGAGCAGATCGACCTCCTGCAGCGCCTGCGCCTCTCCGGCATGACCAAGCCTCAGATCCTCCACGCCTTGGAATCCCTGGAGCGGCTGGACCCCGAGCACCGCCCGGCGCACGGCGACCCTCGCCCGGCCCCGCCCAACGGCGCCGCCCCCGCCACGGGCGCCCCCGCCCcgtcctcgtcctcctcctcgtcctccgcCTCCTCGCTCTCTCTGGCCTCCGCCACCACCCAGACCTCGGGCCTGGACGGCGCCGCGCTGTCCCCCAGCAACAGCTACGAGGCCTCGCCGCCGCCCCTGTACCCGCCCAGCGTGGTGGTGCAGCGGGCGTTCAGCTACGACATGATGGGGGAGGAGGagtgggacctggaggagaAGGTGGAGGAGTACATGAG GAGAGACAGCAACCTGGTGAAGGAGGAGATCAAAACGTTCCTGAACAATCGGCGGATCTCTCAGGCAATCGTGGGCCAAGTTACAG GCATCAGCCAGAGCTACATCTCCCAGTGGCTCCTGCAGCAGGGGCTGGAGATGAGCGACTCCAAGCGCAGAGCCTTCTACCGCTGGTACCTGCTGGAGAGGAACAATCCAG GCCTGAGGTGGAGTGAAAGCCAGCACAGCGTGAGTCCCACGCCCAGGGCCAGGGGAGGGGACAGAGATGGGACGGTAGCAGGGGCGAGCGGCAGCCTCCTCAACATCTTCCCCAACCCCAACACCAGCCTGATGCCCAACCACAGCCCGTcgtggagcaggcagagggagctGCTGATGCACCTGCTGCCGTGGTAcactgccgccgccgccgccgcagcaGCTGCCCAGGCCCAGCCAG GCGCCACCCTGTCGATGCGTTCTTTGGTGAAGGAGGAGCCTGACTGGAGAACGGGCATCATCGCCAGCGACAGAGCGGGGATAGTAGGCGGTCCTCTCAGGCTGCGCAGGGGGAGCAGGTTCACCTGGAGGAAGGAGTGCCAGTCGATCATGGAGAG CTTCTTCGTGGAGAACCAGTATCCGGATGAGGCCAAGCGGGAGGAGATTGCCAACGCCTGTAATTCTGTCATCCAGAAGCCAG GCTGTAAACTGTCAGAGTTTGAGCGGGTGACGGCGCTGAAGGTGTATAACTGGTTCGCCAACCGTCGGAAGGAGATGAAGAGAAGAGCAAACATAG AAGCTGCCATCTTGGAAAGCCATGGGATTGAGGTGCCAAGTCCGAGCTGCCACTCAAACGGCGAAGAGGGAGAGCTGCAAGAGTTTGCAGATCCGGTGAACCATCGGTTCTCAGAGCAG GTGGTGTTAGTAAATCTTGCTCTAAAAGCTGCGCTTGACTCCCATCCTTGA
- the zgc:91944 gene encoding homeobox-containing protein 1 isoform X1, translating into MRQWSVPAATPRAEPLPGCPSASPPPSEARMEGCEAEPRYTIEQIDLLQRLRLSGMTKPQILHALESLERLDPEHRPAHGDPRPAPPNGAAPATGAPAPSSSSSSSSASSLSLASATTQTSGLDGAALSPSNSYEASPPPLYPPSVVVQRAFSYDMMGEEEWDLEEKVEEYMRRDSNLVKEEIKTFLNNRRISQAIVGQVTGISQSYISQWLLQQGLEMSDSKRRAFYRWYLLERNNPGLRWSESQHSVSPTPRARGGDRDGTVAGASGSLLNIFPNPNTSLMPNHSPSWSRQRELLMHLLPWYTAAAAAAAAAQAQPGATLSMRSLVKEEPDWRTGIIASDRAGIVGGPLRLRRGSRFTWRKECQSIMESFFVENQYPDEAKREEIANACNSVIQKPGCKLSEFERVTALKVYNWFANRRKEMKRRANIEAAILESHGIEVPSPSCHSNGEEGELQEFADPVNHRFSEQEDSTSQKTVDHQSRSSLTGGEAPPSPGTQGVQQKDEDSKRESVDEE; encoded by the exons ATGCGACAGTGGTCTGTCCCCGCGGCGACCCCCCGCGCCGAGCCACTCCCGGGGTGCCCGTCCGCGTCACCCCCTCCATCGG AGGCCAGGATGGAGGGATGCGAGGCGGAGCCGCGCTACACCATCGAGCAGATCGACCTCCTGCAGCGCCTGCGCCTCTCCGGCATGACCAAGCCTCAGATCCTCCACGCCTTGGAATCCCTGGAGCGGCTGGACCCCGAGCACCGCCCGGCGCACGGCGACCCTCGCCCGGCCCCGCCCAACGGCGCCGCCCCCGCCACGGGCGCCCCCGCCCcgtcctcgtcctcctcctcgtcctccgcCTCCTCGCTCTCTCTGGCCTCCGCCACCACCCAGACCTCGGGCCTGGACGGCGCCGCGCTGTCCCCCAGCAACAGCTACGAGGCCTCGCCGCCGCCCCTGTACCCGCCCAGCGTGGTGGTGCAGCGGGCGTTCAGCTACGACATGATGGGGGAGGAGGagtgggacctggaggagaAGGTGGAGGAGTACATGAG GAGAGACAGCAACCTGGTGAAGGAGGAGATCAAAACGTTCCTGAACAATCGGCGGATCTCTCAGGCAATCGTGGGCCAAGTTACAG GCATCAGCCAGAGCTACATCTCCCAGTGGCTCCTGCAGCAGGGGCTGGAGATGAGCGACTCCAAGCGCAGAGCCTTCTACCGCTGGTACCTGCTGGAGAGGAACAATCCAG GCCTGAGGTGGAGTGAAAGCCAGCACAGCGTGAGTCCCACGCCCAGGGCCAGGGGAGGGGACAGAGATGGGACGGTAGCAGGGGCGAGCGGCAGCCTCCTCAACATCTTCCCCAACCCCAACACCAGCCTGATGCCCAACCACAGCCCGTcgtggagcaggcagagggagctGCTGATGCACCTGCTGCCGTGGTAcactgccgccgccgccgccgcagcaGCTGCCCAGGCCCAGCCAG GCGCCACCCTGTCGATGCGTTCTTTGGTGAAGGAGGAGCCTGACTGGAGAACGGGCATCATCGCCAGCGACAGAGCGGGGATAGTAGGCGGTCCTCTCAGGCTGCGCAGGGGGAGCAGGTTCACCTGGAGGAAGGAGTGCCAGTCGATCATGGAGAG CTTCTTCGTGGAGAACCAGTATCCGGATGAGGCCAAGCGGGAGGAGATTGCCAACGCCTGTAATTCTGTCATCCAGAAGCCAG GCTGTAAACTGTCAGAGTTTGAGCGGGTGACGGCGCTGAAGGTGTATAACTGGTTCGCCAACCGTCGGAAGGAGATGAAGAGAAGAGCAAACATAG AAGCTGCCATCTTGGAAAGCCATGGGATTGAGGTGCCAAGTCCGAGCTGCCACTCAAACGGCGAAGAGGGAGAGCTGCAAGAGTTTGCAGATCCGGTGAACCATCGGTTCTCAGAGCAG GAGGACAGCACTTCCCAGAAAACCGTTGACCACCAGAGCCGCTCCTCTCTGACCGGCGGGGAGGCCCCGCCGAGCCCCGGCACTCAGGGCGTACAGCAGAAGGACGAGGATTCAAAAAGGGAGTCCGTGGACGAGGAGTGA
- the zgc:91944 gene encoding homeobox-containing protein 1 isoform X7: MRQWSVPAATPRAEPLPGCPSASPPPSEARMEGCEAEPRYTIEQIDLLQRLRLSGMTKPQILHALESLERLDPEHRPAHGDPRPAPPNGAAPATGAPAPSSSSSSSSASSLSLASATTQTSGLDGAALSPSNSYEASPPPLYPPSVVVQRAFSYDMMGEEEWDLEEKVEEYMRRDSNLVKEEIKTFLNNRRISQAIVGQVTGISQSYISQWLLQQGLEMSDSKRRAFYRWYLLERNNPGATLSMRSLVKEEPDWRTGIIASDRAGIVGGPLRLRRGSRFTWRKECQSIMESFFVENQYPDEAKREEIANACNSVIQKPGCKLSEFERVTALKVYNWFANRRKEMKRRANIAAILESHGIEVPSPSCHSNGEEGELQEFADPVNHRFSEQEDSTSQKTVDHQSRSSLTGGEAPPSPGTQGVQQKDEDSKRESVDEE, encoded by the exons ATGCGACAGTGGTCTGTCCCCGCGGCGACCCCCCGCGCCGAGCCACTCCCGGGGTGCCCGTCCGCGTCACCCCCTCCATCGG AGGCCAGGATGGAGGGATGCGAGGCGGAGCCGCGCTACACCATCGAGCAGATCGACCTCCTGCAGCGCCTGCGCCTCTCCGGCATGACCAAGCCTCAGATCCTCCACGCCTTGGAATCCCTGGAGCGGCTGGACCCCGAGCACCGCCCGGCGCACGGCGACCCTCGCCCGGCCCCGCCCAACGGCGCCGCCCCCGCCACGGGCGCCCCCGCCCcgtcctcgtcctcctcctcgtcctccgcCTCCTCGCTCTCTCTGGCCTCCGCCACCACCCAGACCTCGGGCCTGGACGGCGCCGCGCTGTCCCCCAGCAACAGCTACGAGGCCTCGCCGCCGCCCCTGTACCCGCCCAGCGTGGTGGTGCAGCGGGCGTTCAGCTACGACATGATGGGGGAGGAGGagtgggacctggaggagaAGGTGGAGGAGTACATGAG GAGAGACAGCAACCTGGTGAAGGAGGAGATCAAAACGTTCCTGAACAATCGGCGGATCTCTCAGGCAATCGTGGGCCAAGTTACAG GCATCAGCCAGAGCTACATCTCCCAGTGGCTCCTGCAGCAGGGGCTGGAGATGAGCGACTCCAAGCGCAGAGCCTTCTACCGCTGGTACCTGCTGGAGAGGAACAATCCAG GCGCCACCCTGTCGATGCGTTCTTTGGTGAAGGAGGAGCCTGACTGGAGAACGGGCATCATCGCCAGCGACAGAGCGGGGATAGTAGGCGGTCCTCTCAGGCTGCGCAGGGGGAGCAGGTTCACCTGGAGGAAGGAGTGCCAGTCGATCATGGAGAG CTTCTTCGTGGAGAACCAGTATCCGGATGAGGCCAAGCGGGAGGAGATTGCCAACGCCTGTAATTCTGTCATCCAGAAGCCAG GCTGTAAACTGTCAGAGTTTGAGCGGGTGACGGCGCTGAAGGTGTATAACTGGTTCGCCAACCGTCGGAAGGAGATGAAGAGAAGAGCAAACATAG CTGCCATCTTGGAAAGCCATGGGATTGAGGTGCCAAGTCCGAGCTGCCACTCAAACGGCGAAGAGGGAGAGCTGCAAGAGTTTGCAGATCCGGTGAACCATCGGTTCTCAGAGCAG GAGGACAGCACTTCCCAGAAAACCGTTGACCACCAGAGCCGCTCCTCTCTGACCGGCGGGGAGGCCCCGCCGAGCCCCGGCACTCAGGGCGTACAGCAGAAGGACGAGGATTCAAAAAGGGAGTCCGTGGACGAGGAGTGA
- the zgc:91944 gene encoding homeobox-containing protein 1 isoform X3, with amino-acid sequence MEGCEAEPRYTIEQIDLLQRLRLSGMTKPQILHALESLERLDPEHRPAHGDPRPAPPNGAAPATGAPAPSSSSSSSSASSLSLASATTQTSGLDGAALSPSNSYEASPPPLYPPSVVVQRAFSYDMMGEEEWDLEEKVEEYMRRDSNLVKEEIKTFLNNRRISQAIVGQVTGISQSYISQWLLQQGLEMSDSKRRAFYRWYLLERNNPGLRWSESQHSVSPTPRARGGDRDGTVAGASGSLLNIFPNPNTSLMPNHSPSWSRQRELLMHLLPWYTAAAAAAAAAQAQPGATLSMRSLVKEEPDWRTGIIASDRAGIVGGPLRLRRGSRFTWRKECQSIMESFFVENQYPDEAKREEIANACNSVIQKPGCKLSEFERVTALKVYNWFANRRKEMKRRANIEAAILESHGIEVPSPSCHSNGEEGELQEFADPVNHRFSEQEDSTSQKTVDHQSRSSLTGGEAPPSPGTQGVQQKDEDSKRESVDEE; translated from the exons ATGGAGGGATGCGAGGCGGAGCCGCGCTACACCATCGAGCAGATCGACCTCCTGCAGCGCCTGCGCCTCTCCGGCATGACCAAGCCTCAGATCCTCCACGCCTTGGAATCCCTGGAGCGGCTGGACCCCGAGCACCGCCCGGCGCACGGCGACCCTCGCCCGGCCCCGCCCAACGGCGCCGCCCCCGCCACGGGCGCCCCCGCCCcgtcctcgtcctcctcctcgtcctccgcCTCCTCGCTCTCTCTGGCCTCCGCCACCACCCAGACCTCGGGCCTGGACGGCGCCGCGCTGTCCCCCAGCAACAGCTACGAGGCCTCGCCGCCGCCCCTGTACCCGCCCAGCGTGGTGGTGCAGCGGGCGTTCAGCTACGACATGATGGGGGAGGAGGagtgggacctggaggagaAGGTGGAGGAGTACATGAG GAGAGACAGCAACCTGGTGAAGGAGGAGATCAAAACGTTCCTGAACAATCGGCGGATCTCTCAGGCAATCGTGGGCCAAGTTACAG GCATCAGCCAGAGCTACATCTCCCAGTGGCTCCTGCAGCAGGGGCTGGAGATGAGCGACTCCAAGCGCAGAGCCTTCTACCGCTGGTACCTGCTGGAGAGGAACAATCCAG GCCTGAGGTGGAGTGAAAGCCAGCACAGCGTGAGTCCCACGCCCAGGGCCAGGGGAGGGGACAGAGATGGGACGGTAGCAGGGGCGAGCGGCAGCCTCCTCAACATCTTCCCCAACCCCAACACCAGCCTGATGCCCAACCACAGCCCGTcgtggagcaggcagagggagctGCTGATGCACCTGCTGCCGTGGTAcactgccgccgccgccgccgcagcaGCTGCCCAGGCCCAGCCAG GCGCCACCCTGTCGATGCGTTCTTTGGTGAAGGAGGAGCCTGACTGGAGAACGGGCATCATCGCCAGCGACAGAGCGGGGATAGTAGGCGGTCCTCTCAGGCTGCGCAGGGGGAGCAGGTTCACCTGGAGGAAGGAGTGCCAGTCGATCATGGAGAG CTTCTTCGTGGAGAACCAGTATCCGGATGAGGCCAAGCGGGAGGAGATTGCCAACGCCTGTAATTCTGTCATCCAGAAGCCAG GCTGTAAACTGTCAGAGTTTGAGCGGGTGACGGCGCTGAAGGTGTATAACTGGTTCGCCAACCGTCGGAAGGAGATGAAGAGAAGAGCAAACATAG AAGCTGCCATCTTGGAAAGCCATGGGATTGAGGTGCCAAGTCCGAGCTGCCACTCAAACGGCGAAGAGGGAGAGCTGCAAGAGTTTGCAGATCCGGTGAACCATCGGTTCTCAGAGCAG GAGGACAGCACTTCCCAGAAAACCGTTGACCACCAGAGCCGCTCCTCTCTGACCGGCGGGGAGGCCCCGCCGAGCCCCGGCACTCAGGGCGTACAGCAGAAGGACGAGGATTCAAAAAGGGAGTCCGTGGACGAGGAGTGA